Proteins encoded together in one Mycobacterium sp. MS1601 window:
- a CDS encoding ABC transporter ATP-binding protein produces MSNDTSPTQKTDPPMLTLKDVNKQFGGVKAVQNVNLAIDSTKVTALIGPNGAGKTTLFNVISGFGTPYTGTITFGDVDLTGLVPHKAARAGVVRTFQTPIGFPSMTVAENIAIAIVGHSLSNPWSPFLRWRRDKQMRQQAMEQARELLAKAGIEGLADVPGSDLSPGNAKLVEITRQLAMRPKMLLLDEPAAAMAVDQIRTLSRLIRGIADDGIGVLVIDHNLGFVLELADTVHVLEYGAVVASGTPEEIGNDPRVREIYLGGAEEEAGAA; encoded by the coding sequence ATGTCGAACGACACATCCCCGACACAGAAGACCGACCCGCCGATGCTGACGTTGAAGGACGTCAACAAGCAGTTCGGCGGAGTCAAGGCGGTGCAGAACGTCAACCTGGCGATCGACAGCACCAAGGTCACCGCGTTGATCGGCCCCAACGGGGCCGGCAAGACCACGCTGTTCAACGTGATCTCCGGCTTCGGTACCCCGTACACCGGCACCATCACGTTCGGCGACGTCGACCTGACCGGGCTGGTGCCGCACAAGGCTGCCCGCGCCGGCGTGGTTCGGACGTTCCAGACGCCTATCGGGTTCCCGTCGATGACGGTGGCAGAGAACATCGCCATCGCCATCGTCGGGCACAGCCTGAGCAACCCGTGGAGCCCGTTCCTGCGGTGGCGCCGTGACAAGCAGATGCGTCAGCAGGCCATGGAGCAGGCACGAGAGCTGTTGGCCAAGGCCGGAATCGAAGGACTGGCCGACGTGCCGGGTTCCGATCTGTCACCGGGCAATGCCAAGCTGGTGGAGATCACGCGTCAGCTGGCGATGCGGCCGAAAATGCTGCTGCTCGACGAACCGGCCGCGGCCATGGCCGTCGACCAGATCCGTACGCTGTCGCGACTGATCCGCGGTATCGCCGACGACGGTATCGGCGTGCTGGTGATCGACCACAACCTGGGCTTCGTCCTGGAACTGGCCGACACCGTTCACGTCCTGGAGTACGGAGCCGTCGTGGCCTCCGGCACCCCCGAGGAAATCGGTAACGACCCACGAGTGCGCGAGATCTATCTCGGCGGAGCGGAGGAGGAAGCCGGTGCTGCTTGA
- a CDS encoding branched-chain amino acid ABC transporter permease, with protein MQNLFFGLLTGAVLAVATSGFALLRNTERFLHTAHGQFMALGGLLGLTLAQQLGPWIGLPIAVLITAAIGVICGKMLFDPIKAQGANVMLFTSVGLAFLTYAVMLVVFGADIKVFDISLGSAQQFGPFMIAPGEIVLLLVAAAVTAGLWLLLSHSSVGRSIRAVSSNRELAQIRGVPTNQISSVVWALSSGLAAIAGIMMGILGSTSAEAGWTYILLVLAAAVLGGVSNILGVVAAAMLLGIVMDLSALVVDTAFRPVIAFALLIAVLIVRPQGLFSFAARKEAVA; from the coding sequence TCCTGCACACAGCACACGGCCAGTTCATGGCCCTGGGCGGACTGCTGGGCCTCACCCTGGCCCAGCAGCTCGGCCCCTGGATCGGACTGCCCATCGCCGTGCTGATCACCGCCGCGATCGGCGTCATCTGCGGCAAGATGCTTTTCGACCCGATCAAGGCGCAGGGCGCGAACGTCATGCTGTTCACCTCGGTGGGCTTGGCGTTTCTCACCTACGCGGTGATGCTGGTGGTGTTCGGTGCCGACATCAAGGTTTTCGACATCTCACTCGGATCCGCACAACAGTTCGGGCCGTTCATGATTGCCCCCGGTGAGATCGTCCTACTGCTCGTCGCCGCAGCGGTCACCGCTGGGCTGTGGCTGCTTTTGTCCCATTCCTCGGTGGGGCGCAGCATCCGTGCGGTGTCGTCCAACCGGGAGCTTGCCCAGATCCGTGGTGTGCCCACCAACCAGATCAGTTCAGTGGTGTGGGCCCTCAGCTCGGGCCTGGCCGCCATTGCCGGCATCATGATGGGCATCCTCGGTTCGACATCCGCCGAAGCGGGCTGGACCTACATCCTGCTGGTGCTGGCCGCCGCCGTCCTCGGTGGTGTCAGCAACATCTTGGGTGTGGTTGCCGCGGCGATGCTGCTCGGCATCGTGATGGATCTCAGTGCGTTGGTGGTGGATACGGCGTTCCGCCCTGTCATCGCCTTCGCGCTGCTGATCGCGGTGCTGATCGTGCGGCCTCAGGGTCTGTTCTCCTTCGCCGCTCGAAAAGAGGCCGTCGCATGA
- a CDS encoding branched-chain amino acid ABC transporter permease, whose amino-acid sequence MISMSFLATVLTLAVVYSMATQLLNLEAGWGGMWDLGVAGLIAVGAYSYVLLTSAPDAMVPGLGLPVLGGMIGAGIITALIAALIGWPALRLRGEYFLISTFAFAEIIRQLIIIGKGFTGGTFGITFVKRPFEAAFRFDAYPFVLLGITIVMSVVVFLICSRVAGSVYGMTLRAARDNEPLAMATGTSVKTLRMSTYSFVGLLVGFFVAPAFVWFLGALVPSTFGATLTFTIWAGLVIGGLGSRIGPVVGALLLTCASEAVRLIEVSPAHAHLLSAVQPALVGILLIVVLRWRPGGLFTERGSFARARHISGELKRLKPVGAAAVKGGAA is encoded by the coding sequence ATGATCTCGATGTCCTTCCTGGCCACCGTGCTCACCCTGGCGGTGGTGTACTCGATGGCCACCCAGCTGCTCAACCTCGAAGCGGGCTGGGGCGGTATGTGGGATCTGGGCGTTGCCGGCCTGATCGCTGTGGGTGCCTACAGCTACGTGCTGCTGACCTCCGCACCTGACGCGATGGTGCCCGGTCTCGGACTCCCGGTGCTGGGTGGCATGATCGGTGCAGGCATCATCACGGCGCTGATCGCGGCGCTGATCGGCTGGCCCGCGTTGCGTTTGCGCGGTGAGTACTTCCTCATCAGCACCTTTGCGTTCGCCGAGATCATCCGGCAGCTCATCATCATCGGCAAGGGCTTCACCGGCGGTACTTTCGGCATCACGTTCGTCAAGCGCCCGTTCGAGGCGGCGTTCCGCTTCGACGCGTACCCGTTTGTGCTGCTGGGCATCACCATCGTGATGTCGGTGGTGGTGTTCCTGATCTGCTCGCGGGTCGCCGGATCCGTCTACGGCATGACCCTGCGTGCCGCGCGTGACAACGAGCCATTGGCGATGGCCACCGGTACCTCGGTGAAAACCCTTCGGATGTCCACGTATTCGTTTGTCGGACTGCTGGTCGGGTTCTTCGTGGCCCCGGCGTTCGTATGGTTCCTCGGTGCCCTGGTGCCGTCGACCTTCGGCGCCACGCTCACCTTCACCATCTGGGCCGGACTGGTGATCGGTGGTCTGGGCAGCCGGATCGGCCCGGTGGTCGGCGCTCTGCTGCTCACCTGCGCCAGCGAGGCCGTCCGGCTCATCGAGGTGTCGCCGGCGCACGCGCACCTGCTCTCGGCGGTTCAGCCCGCACTGGTCGGCATCCTGCTGATCGTCGTGCTGCGGTGGAGGCCGGGCGGATTGTTCACCGAACGTGGATCATTCGCCCGAGCCCGGCACATCTCCGGGGAATTGAAACGTCTGAAGCCGGTTGGCGCAGCGGCAGTCAAGGGAGGCGCAGCCTGA